The Arachis hypogaea cultivar Tifrunner chromosome 14, arahy.Tifrunner.gnm2.J5K5, whole genome shotgun sequence genome has a segment encoding these proteins:
- the LOC112741915 gene encoding L-ascorbate oxidase homolog, with translation MARAAISVVMLCLFAATVIAEDPYVYYTWNVSYGTISPFGAPKQAILINDQFPGPEINCSSNNNIVVNVFNNLDEPLLFTWHGIQHRKNSWQDGTPGTMCPILPGTNFTYKFQVKDQIGTYFYYPSLGLHRTAGGVGGLRIFSRLLIPVPYPDPEAEHWFLIGDYYAKSHTALKQILDNGGSLGMPNGVLINGESVKHLHGDNKPQFTMKPGKTYKLRICNVGSKDSLNFRIQGHPMTLVETEGSHTVQNAYESLDVHVGQCFTVLITANQEPREYAVIASTRFTPYILEGKAIISYEGAKKHASLFLPLSPITWFWSLNQFRTFRWNLTASAARPNPQGSYHYGQINITRTIKIVNSVARDASGKLRYAINGVSHVDPETPLKLAQYYGVGDKVFQYNLISDSPADYISEVTVAPNVLNATFRDFVEIIFENPTVSVQSYNLDGYSFFLVGMEAGRWSPDKRESYNLLDAVSRHTVQVFPNSWSAILLTFDNAGMWNLRSDNAENRYLGQQMYVSVLSPEKSLRDEYNLPLTQQVCGIVKDMPVPAPVYH, from the exons ATGGCTCGTGCGGCTATTTCCGTGGTGATGCTTTGCCTCTTTGCAGCAACTGTGATTGCTGAAGATCCATATGTCTACTACACATGGAATGTCTCTTATGGCACCATTTCTCCATTCGGTGCTCCAAAACAAGCTATCCTCATCAACGACCAGTTCCCTGGCCCTGAAATCAACTgctccagcaacaacaacatcgTTGTCAATGTCTTCAACAACCTCGACGAGCCACTCCTCTTCACCTGGCACGGAATCCAACACAGGAAGAACTCATGGCAAGATGGTACCCCAGGTACCATGTGCCCCATCCTTCCTGGCACCAACTTCACCTACAAGTTCCAGGTCAAGGACCAAATTGGTACCTACTTCTACTACCCAAGCCTTGGCCTCCACAGAACCGCTGGTGGTGTTGGTGGTCTCAGAATCTTCAGCAGGTTGTTGATCCCAGTTCCGTACCCAGATCCCGAGGCTGAGCACTGGTTCCTCATTGGTGACTACTATGCCAAGAGCCACACGGCCTTGAAGCAGATCCTTGACAATGGCGGCTCCCTTGGAATGCCTAATGGTGTCCTTATCAACGGTGAAAGTGTCAAGCATTTGCATGGAGACAACAAACCACAATTCACAATGAAGCCTGGAAAGACCTACAAATTGAGAATCTGCAACGTTGGTAGCAAAGACTCATTGAACTTCAGAATCCAAGGTCATCCCATGACACTTGTTGAGACTGAAGGCTCACACACCGTCCAGAACGCCTACGAGTCTCTCGACGTCCACGTCGGACAGTGCTTCACCGTTCTCATCACCGCCAACCAGGAGCCAAGGGAATACGCCGTTATTGCCTCAACTCGCTTCACTCCTTACATCCTTGAGGGAAAAGCCATCATTAGCTACGAAGGAGCCAAGAAACACGCTTCATTGTTCCTTCCACTTTCTCCCATCACCTGGTTCTGGTCCCTCAACCAGTTCAGGACATTCAGGTGGAACCTTACCGCTAGCGCTGCCAGGCCTAACCCTCAGGGATCTTACCACTACGGTCAGATCAACATCACTCGCACTATCAAGATCGTTAACTCTGTTGCCAGGGATGCTAGTGGCAAGCTCAGGTATGCCATCAATGGCGTTTCCCATGTTGATCCCGAGACTCCACTCAAGCTCGCTCAGTACTACGGTGTTGGTGACAAGGTCTTCCAGTACAACCTCATCAGCGACAGCCCCGCCGATTACATCAGCGAGGTCACCGTCGCCCCTAATGTCCTCAACGCCACCTTCAGGGATTTCGTTGAGATCATCTTTGAGAACCCCACCGTGTCCGTCCAGTCCTACAACCTTGACGGTTACTCTTTCTTCCTTGTTGG CATGGAGGCAGGAAGGTGGAGCCCAGACAAGAGGGAGAGCTACAACCTTCTTGATGCTGTGAGCAGGCACACCGTGCAAGTGTTCCCTAACTCATGGTCCGCCATTTTGTTGACATTCGACAATGCCGGAATGTGGAACTTGAGGTCTGACAATGCCGAAAACCGCTACTTGGGACAACAGATGTACGTTAGCGTTTTGTCACCAGAGAAGTCCTTGAGGGATGAGTACAACCTTCCCCTCACCCAACAAGTCTGCGGTATCGTAAAGGATATGCCAGTTCCTGCACCAGTTTACCACTAA